The DNA window ACCCGCTCGAACAGGCGGAGGGTGTCGTCGGCGTCGGGATCGCCGGTGAAGCGCTGCGGCCAGTAGGCGAGCGACTTGGTGCCGATCCTGATGGATTCGAGCTGCTCCAGCTCCAGCAGCGGTTCGAGGTAGCGCCGGACGACCGGCTCCCCCATGATCATCGCGTCGCCCCCGGTGATGAGGACGCTGGTGACCTCGGGGTGCCGGCGGATGTAGCCCACCATCCCGGCGACGTCGTCGGAGGCGAACTTCAGGTCCGCGTCACCGACGAACTGCGCCCACCGGAAGCAGTACGTGCAGTACGCGTGGCATGTCTGCCCCTGCTTGGGGAAGACCAGCACGGTCTCGGGATATTTGTGCTGCATGCCCGGCACCGGCTCGTCGCCGATCCTCGGGACGTTCAGCTCCTTCTGGCCCGCGGGATGCGGGTTGAGCTGCCCGCGCACGCGGTTGGCCTCGGCCTGGACCTCCGTGTTCGGCGCCTCCGCCTTGAGCAGGTCGGCCAGCCTGGCGACGTCCGCGGCGGGGAGCATGTCCGCCTGCGGGAAGACCAGCCGGTATATGGGATCGTCGGGCGCGGCCGACCAATCTATGAGTTCGTCCACGACGTAGGCGTTCGTCCGGAACGGCAGGACCGTCGCGACGGCGCGGACCTTCAGTCGTTCCTCGTCGTCGAGCCCCGCACGCCGCAGGAGCTCGTCGAGATGCTTGGACGTGTACGCCTTGAAGCGCCGGCTGCCGTTTTGTTGCAAGATCACTAGGCCGTTCCCATCTTTTTTGTTCGATCGGACGTAAACCGAAGGACCTCTTCGCGCGTCTAAGGACCTTAATACCGTGACGTGCGTGCTCGCACCGCCGGTTCCGCCCGGCTCGAAGTTTTCCTTCAGCTTCACCAACACTCGCGACATATC is part of the Nonomuraea coxensis DSM 45129 genome and encodes:
- a CDS encoding KamA family radical SAM protein — protein: MILQQNGSRRFKAYTSKHLDELLRRAGLDDEERLKVRAVATVLPFRTNAYVVDELIDWSAAPDDPIYRLVFPQADMLPAADVARLADLLKAEAPNTEVQAEANRVRGQLNPHPAGQKELNVPRIGDEPVPGMQHKYPETVLVFPKQGQTCHAYCTYCFRWAQFVGDADLKFASDDVAGMVGYIRRHPEVTSVLITGGDAMIMGEPVVRRYLEPLLELEQLESIRIGTKSLAYWPQRFTGDPDADDTLRLFERVVAAGKNLAFMAHFTHPRELDPPQVSAAVERIIGTGATIRTQAPLIRSINDDPAVWSSMWRRQLRMGMIPYYLFVERDTGPQDYFAVPLARAYEIFRDAYASVSGLCRTVRGPSMSATPGKVCVDGVTEVAGERVFVLHFIQARDPSLVGRPFFAKYDPEAVWLTDLRPAFEERFPFEPPGALLPS